One part of the Archocentrus centrarchus isolate MPI-CPG fArcCen1 unplaced genomic scaffold, fArcCen1 scaffold_40_ctg1, whole genome shotgun sequence genome encodes these proteins:
- the LOC115776905 gene encoding uncharacterized protein LOC115776905 isoform X2, translating to MRKKQKTHNTLLLLNSKYTKTATATHAAQHKHTCTPKNTHTPPLPARTLRSHSPTRLRVNGVRERLSDHPSWSWSVQTRPRQRRPASCDRDDSANRRPRLHAQRKFAQSPPNSPGPLVLMTSAQSTHSLAVVTCLSRRRPKTEDFLSFLCLRGSAALPSSMAFLTRKRERQPGDSQCLTSCLPTNHKAAAEEKKIGMLCRTTVQRETRSLRRRSADSAVFSSMCPLTARAQSRRDGDEREKQQKKDMMEEDRREGAQRHLLRPRQLSLHVRRANKVVTKISEQRASCVRSVIPLKPRRGTASKQGTRPSNTYKSRCHSQSRAQETSSNHLSLHHNHQLPHSRHLLQYYSNPMTFSILQNSGRNSCQTSAQISLINHSVSRQLREKPGVLRLSRRRRGLPPDTSPSLLVSLDRNPSNECQILQDKGGYVSLASDIYEIPQNEDSVREEYVSLMGKNTDSHHIKLVQDRCAHGGQAGLERDSFISEDLCDKGNREKLAECAQEPSREKESLTNVITSYNLMPVSEVVWKHPRDQTLQEKQNTTIQKPVSRANDSKATAASTRTSVTKAAINSVTSDTPADYSARCSGKGTNKGKQMKKSTSPALTNSAHESTGATKHPSVGSTEDVTKDRAPTISYCSTSKDSAKGLPHTKTTTSAMKTRFSPRMKH from the exons ATGAG gaagaa gcagaaaacacacaacacactgttGCTGCTGAactcaaaatacacaaaaactgcTACAGCTACACACGCtgctcagcacaaacacacctgcacacctaaaaacacgcacacacctcCGCTGCCAGCCAGGACTCTGAGGTCACACTCTCCCACACGTCTCAGGG TTAACGGTGTGCGCGAGCGTCTGTCAGATCATCCCAGCTGGAGCTGGTCCGTACAGACACGACCTCGACAACGTCGTCCTGCCAGCTGTGACAGAGATGATTCTGCCAACAGGAG accACGGCTGCATGCACAGAGGAAGTTTGCTCAGTCCCCGCCCAACTCTCCAGGACCATTAGTGTTGATGACATCAGCACAGAGCACCCACAGCCTGGCTGTAGTCACCTGTCTGAGCAGACGCCGTCCTAAGACTGAggactttttgtcttttctctgtttAAGAG GTTCTGCAGCATTGCCAAGCAGCATGGCCTTCTTAACACGTAAACGAGAGAGGCAGCCAGGTGACAGTCAGTGTTTGACTTCCTGTCTTCCCACCAATCACAAGGCTGCAGCTGAGGAGAAGAAAATTGGGATGTTATGCAGAACAACAG TGCAGAGAGAGACCAGATCCCTGAGGAGGAGGTCTGCCGACTCTGCAGTATTCAGTTCCATGTGCCCCTTGACAGCTCGAGCACAGAGCAGGAGGGATGgagatgaaagagaaaaacagcagaagaaaGACATGATGGAGGAGGACAGACGAGAGGGAGCTCAGAGACACCTCCTGAGACCTCGTCAGCTCTCCCTACACGTCAGGAGGGCCAACAAG GTTGTAACTAAAATCTCTGAACAAAGAGCCTCCTGTGTCAGGTCAGTCATTCCCTTAAAGCCAAGGAGAGGGACTGCTAGCAAACAAGGCACGAGGCCAAGCAATACCTACAAATCAAGATGCCATTCCCAAAGCAGAGCCCAGGAAACCAGCAGCAATCACCTCTCGCTACATCACAACCACCAGCTGCCTCACAGTCGGCACCTTCTTCAGTACTATAGCAATCCTATGACCTTCAGTATTCTCCAGAACTCAGGAAGAAATTCATGCCAAACTTCAGCTCAAATATCTCTGATTAATCATTCAGTTAGTCGACAGCTGAGGGAGAAGCCTGGGGTCCTGAGGTTGTCCAGAAGGAGGAGAGGCCTTCCACCAGACACCAGCCCGAGTCTTCTGGTTTCCTTGGACAGGAACCCATCAAATGAGTGCCAAATCTTGCAGGACAAAGGTGGCTATGTCTCCCTGGCAAGTGATATTTATGAGATTCCACAGAATGAGGACAGCGTTCGAGAGGAGTATGTGAGCCTTATGGGTAAAAACACTGATAGCCATCATATAAAACTCGTACAGGACAGATGTGCTCATGGTGGACAGGCGGGACTTGAGAGGGACAGTTTTATCAGTGAAGATCTGTGTGACaagggaaacagagaaaaacttgCAGAGTGTGCACAGGAGCCCTCTcgtgaaaaggaaagcctcactAATGTCATCACTAGCTATAACCTCATGCCTGTTAGTGAGGTCGTGTGGAAACACCCGAGGGATCAAACTCTCCAAGAAAAACAGAACACGACAATCCAAAAGCCTGTTAGCAGGGCTAACGATTCTAAGGCCACAGCTGCTTCTACTAGGACCAGTGTAACTAAAGCTGCTATCAACTCAGTCACATCTGACACACCAGCTGATTATTCTGCCAGGTGCAGTGGCAAAGGCACTAATAAAGGCAAGCAAATGAAGAAGAGTACTTCACCAGCCCTCACTAACTCTGCCCATGAATCCACAGGTGCTACAAAACACCCTTCAGTGGGAAGCACAGAGGATGTGACCAAGGACAGGGCACCTACCATCAGTTATTGTAGCACTTCCAAAGACTCTGCAAAGGGGCTTCCCCACACCAAGACGACTACCTCAGCCATGAAGACCAGGTTCAGCCCCAGGATGAAGCATTAA
- the LOC115776905 gene encoding uncharacterized protein LOC115776905 isoform X1: MCPSPLPSTMSTDRPKRNIIKKKYDISDGMPWCEERLVRKVLFLSLREFRDKHRATHRRSHIHKCAHKRTSKNTHLQALRKTLTKPNTHTKAQAGKKGHTPRQRAKCTPLNTHTQKNTHTAQNMHISKHLHTHGRTNKDMPEDRPKNKCPRILQNTQTPTKLFKGKVTHAAQQTHTASTRTLRSQKTHNTLLLLNSKYTKTATATHAAQHKHTCTPKNTHTPPLPARTLRSHSPTRLRVNGVRERLSDHPSWSWSVQTRPRQRRPASCDRDDSANRRPRLHAQRKFAQSPPNSPGPLVLMTSAQSTHSLAVVTCLSRRRPKTEDFLSFLCLRGSAALPSSMAFLTRKRERQPGDSQCLTSCLPTNHKAAAEEKKIGMLCRTTVQRETRSLRRRSADSAVFSSMCPLTARAQSRRDGDEREKQQKKDMMEEDRREGAQRHLLRPRQLSLHVRRANKVVTKISEQRASCVRSVIPLKPRRGTASKQGTRPSNTYKSRCHSQSRAQETSSNHLSLHHNHQLPHSRHLLQYYSNPMTFSILQNSGRNSCQTSAQISLINHSVSRQLREKPGVLRLSRRRRGLPPDTSPSLLVSLDRNPSNECQILQDKGGYVSLASDIYEIPQNEDSVREEYVSLMGKNTDSHHIKLVQDRCAHGGQAGLERDSFISEDLCDKGNREKLAECAQEPSREKESLTNVITSYNLMPVSEVVWKHPRDQTLQEKQNTTIQKPVSRANDSKATAASTRTSVTKAAINSVTSDTPADYSARCSGKGTNKGKQMKKSTSPALTNSAHESTGATKHPSVGSTEDVTKDRAPTISYCSTSKDSAKGLPHTKTTTSAMKTRFSPRMKH; this comes from the exons ATGTGTCCGTCTCCTCTGCCGAGCACGATGAGCACAGACAGACCCAAACGGAATATCATCAAAAAGAAATAC GACATCAGTGACGGGATGCCGTGGTGTGAAGAACGTCTGGTCCGCAAAgtgcttttcctctctctcaggGAATTCCGAGACAAACACCGTGCCACACACAGAcgctcacacatacacaagtgTGCGCACAAACGCACATCAAAAAATACACACTTACAAGCTCTGCGAAAGACACTGACAaaacctaacacacacacaaaagcacaggCAGGAAAGAAAGGGCACACGCCGCGACAACGAGCCAAGTGCACAccactaaacacacacacacagaaaaacacacatactgcccaaaatatgcacatttcaaaACACTTACACACTCACGGACGCACAAACAAAGACATGCCAGAGGACCGTCCAAAGAATAAATGTCCTCGGATACTGCAGAACACACAAACCCCGACAAAACTGTTTAAAGGCAAAGTTACACACGctgcacagcagacacacacggCATCAACCAGGACGCTACGCTcgcagaaaacacacaacacactgttGCTGCTGAactcaaaatacacaaaaactgcTACAGCTACACACGCtgctcagcacaaacacacctgcacacctaaaaacacgcacacacctcCGCTGCCAGCCAGGACTCTGAGGTCACACTCTCCCACACGTCTCAGGG TTAACGGTGTGCGCGAGCGTCTGTCAGATCATCCCAGCTGGAGCTGGTCCGTACAGACACGACCTCGACAACGTCGTCCTGCCAGCTGTGACAGAGATGATTCTGCCAACAGGAG accACGGCTGCATGCACAGAGGAAGTTTGCTCAGTCCCCGCCCAACTCTCCAGGACCATTAGTGTTGATGACATCAGCACAGAGCACCCACAGCCTGGCTGTAGTCACCTGTCTGAGCAGACGCCGTCCTAAGACTGAggactttttgtcttttctctgtttAAGAG GTTCTGCAGCATTGCCAAGCAGCATGGCCTTCTTAACACGTAAACGAGAGAGGCAGCCAGGTGACAGTCAGTGTTTGACTTCCTGTCTTCCCACCAATCACAAGGCTGCAGCTGAGGAGAAGAAAATTGGGATGTTATGCAGAACAACAG TGCAGAGAGAGACCAGATCCCTGAGGAGGAGGTCTGCCGACTCTGCAGTATTCAGTTCCATGTGCCCCTTGACAGCTCGAGCACAGAGCAGGAGGGATGgagatgaaagagaaaaacagcagaagaaaGACATGATGGAGGAGGACAGACGAGAGGGAGCTCAGAGACACCTCCTGAGACCTCGTCAGCTCTCCCTACACGTCAGGAGGGCCAACAAG GTTGTAACTAAAATCTCTGAACAAAGAGCCTCCTGTGTCAGGTCAGTCATTCCCTTAAAGCCAAGGAGAGGGACTGCTAGCAAACAAGGCACGAGGCCAAGCAATACCTACAAATCAAGATGCCATTCCCAAAGCAGAGCCCAGGAAACCAGCAGCAATCACCTCTCGCTACATCACAACCACCAGCTGCCTCACAGTCGGCACCTTCTTCAGTACTATAGCAATCCTATGACCTTCAGTATTCTCCAGAACTCAGGAAGAAATTCATGCCAAACTTCAGCTCAAATATCTCTGATTAATCATTCAGTTAGTCGACAGCTGAGGGAGAAGCCTGGGGTCCTGAGGTTGTCCAGAAGGAGGAGAGGCCTTCCACCAGACACCAGCCCGAGTCTTCTGGTTTCCTTGGACAGGAACCCATCAAATGAGTGCCAAATCTTGCAGGACAAAGGTGGCTATGTCTCCCTGGCAAGTGATATTTATGAGATTCCACAGAATGAGGACAGCGTTCGAGAGGAGTATGTGAGCCTTATGGGTAAAAACACTGATAGCCATCATATAAAACTCGTACAGGACAGATGTGCTCATGGTGGACAGGCGGGACTTGAGAGGGACAGTTTTATCAGTGAAGATCTGTGTGACaagggaaacagagaaaaacttgCAGAGTGTGCACAGGAGCCCTCTcgtgaaaaggaaagcctcactAATGTCATCACTAGCTATAACCTCATGCCTGTTAGTGAGGTCGTGTGGAAACACCCGAGGGATCAAACTCTCCAAGAAAAACAGAACACGACAATCCAAAAGCCTGTTAGCAGGGCTAACGATTCTAAGGCCACAGCTGCTTCTACTAGGACCAGTGTAACTAAAGCTGCTATCAACTCAGTCACATCTGACACACCAGCTGATTATTCTGCCAGGTGCAGTGGCAAAGGCACTAATAAAGGCAAGCAAATGAAGAAGAGTACTTCACCAGCCCTCACTAACTCTGCCCATGAATCCACAGGTGCTACAAAACACCCTTCAGTGGGAAGCACAGAGGATGTGACCAAGGACAGGGCACCTACCATCAGTTATTGTAGCACTTCCAAAGACTCTGCAAAGGGGCTTCCCCACACCAAGACGACTACCTCAGCCATGAAGACCAGGTTCAGCCCCAGGATGAAGCATTAA
- the LOC115776905 gene encoding uncharacterized protein LOC115776905 isoform X3 produces MTSAQSTHSLAVVTCLSRRRPKTEDFLSFLCLRGSAALPSSMAFLTRKRERQPGDSQCLTSCLPTNHKAAAEEKKIGMLCRTTVQRETRSLRRRSADSAVFSSMCPLTARAQSRRDGDEREKQQKKDMMEEDRREGAQRHLLRPRQLSLHVRRANKVVTKISEQRASCVRSVIPLKPRRGTASKQGTRPSNTYKSRCHSQSRAQETSSNHLSLHHNHQLPHSRHLLQYYSNPMTFSILQNSGRNSCQTSAQISLINHSVSRQLREKPGVLRLSRRRRGLPPDTSPSLLVSLDRNPSNECQILQDKGGYVSLASDIYEIPQNEDSVREEYVSLMGKNTDSHHIKLVQDRCAHGGQAGLERDSFISEDLCDKGNREKLAECAQEPSREKESLTNVITSYNLMPVSEVVWKHPRDQTLQEKQNTTIQKPVSRANDSKATAASTRTSVTKAAINSVTSDTPADYSARCSGKGTNKGKQMKKSTSPALTNSAHESTGATKHPSVGSTEDVTKDRAPTISYCSTSKDSAKGLPHTKTTTSAMKTRFSPRMKH; encoded by the exons ATGACATCAGCACAGAGCACCCACAGCCTGGCTGTAGTCACCTGTCTGAGCAGACGCCGTCCTAAGACTGAggactttttgtcttttctctgtttAAGAG GTTCTGCAGCATTGCCAAGCAGCATGGCCTTCTTAACACGTAAACGAGAGAGGCAGCCAGGTGACAGTCAGTGTTTGACTTCCTGTCTTCCCACCAATCACAAGGCTGCAGCTGAGGAGAAGAAAATTGGGATGTTATGCAGAACAACAG TGCAGAGAGAGACCAGATCCCTGAGGAGGAGGTCTGCCGACTCTGCAGTATTCAGTTCCATGTGCCCCTTGACAGCTCGAGCACAGAGCAGGAGGGATGgagatgaaagagaaaaacagcagaagaaaGACATGATGGAGGAGGACAGACGAGAGGGAGCTCAGAGACACCTCCTGAGACCTCGTCAGCTCTCCCTACACGTCAGGAGGGCCAACAAG GTTGTAACTAAAATCTCTGAACAAAGAGCCTCCTGTGTCAGGTCAGTCATTCCCTTAAAGCCAAGGAGAGGGACTGCTAGCAAACAAGGCACGAGGCCAAGCAATACCTACAAATCAAGATGCCATTCCCAAAGCAGAGCCCAGGAAACCAGCAGCAATCACCTCTCGCTACATCACAACCACCAGCTGCCTCACAGTCGGCACCTTCTTCAGTACTATAGCAATCCTATGACCTTCAGTATTCTCCAGAACTCAGGAAGAAATTCATGCCAAACTTCAGCTCAAATATCTCTGATTAATCATTCAGTTAGTCGACAGCTGAGGGAGAAGCCTGGGGTCCTGAGGTTGTCCAGAAGGAGGAGAGGCCTTCCACCAGACACCAGCCCGAGTCTTCTGGTTTCCTTGGACAGGAACCCATCAAATGAGTGCCAAATCTTGCAGGACAAAGGTGGCTATGTCTCCCTGGCAAGTGATATTTATGAGATTCCACAGAATGAGGACAGCGTTCGAGAGGAGTATGTGAGCCTTATGGGTAAAAACACTGATAGCCATCATATAAAACTCGTACAGGACAGATGTGCTCATGGTGGACAGGCGGGACTTGAGAGGGACAGTTTTATCAGTGAAGATCTGTGTGACaagggaaacagagaaaaacttgCAGAGTGTGCACAGGAGCCCTCTcgtgaaaaggaaagcctcactAATGTCATCACTAGCTATAACCTCATGCCTGTTAGTGAGGTCGTGTGGAAACACCCGAGGGATCAAACTCTCCAAGAAAAACAGAACACGACAATCCAAAAGCCTGTTAGCAGGGCTAACGATTCTAAGGCCACAGCTGCTTCTACTAGGACCAGTGTAACTAAAGCTGCTATCAACTCAGTCACATCTGACACACCAGCTGATTATTCTGCCAGGTGCAGTGGCAAAGGCACTAATAAAGGCAAGCAAATGAAGAAGAGTACTTCACCAGCCCTCACTAACTCTGCCCATGAATCCACAGGTGCTACAAAACACCCTTCAGTGGGAAGCACAGAGGATGTGACCAAGGACAGGGCACCTACCATCAGTTATTGTAGCACTTCCAAAGACTCTGCAAAGGGGCTTCCCCACACCAAGACGACTACCTCAGCCATGAAGACCAGGTTCAGCCCCAGGATGAAGCATTAA